A stretch of the Xiphias gladius isolate SHS-SW01 ecotype Sanya breed wild chromosome 19, ASM1685928v1, whole genome shotgun sequence genome encodes the following:
- the LOC120805287 gene encoding chondroitin sulfate N-acetylgalactosaminyltransferase 1-like, translating into MIKRWLLALVARVGLIVMGLCCCLLLFYLLACKPASHSSQPSLLWSGGATSKEGYMALLQEREDSHRHYINSLTKQMAQLKEALQERTLQLQESLDKAKTRGILPQGLESLHKTPTQSDLKEFFRSQLNQAEVNSGVKLPSEYAVIPFDTLTLRRVYQLETGLTRHPEERPARKDRRDELTGTVETALHILNGPQQHTDNTRRKHTFSPSDFIEGLTRTERDRGTVYELTFKGDGPQDFTQLVFFRPFGPVMKVKSEAVDTRSMLINIIVPLSKRPDTFRQFINNFREVCIQQDGRVHLTVVYFGRDQIDQVKSMLDQTTRETRFRSFTLIQLNEEFSRGRGLDVGARAWRRSQNVLLFFCDVDIHFTADFLTSCRLNAEPGKKVYYPVLFSQYNPSIIYSNQTLLPSLQQQLVIRKETGFWRDFGFGMTCQYRSDFLNIGGFDRNIRGWGLEDVHLYRKYLHSKLMVIRSPSRGLFHLWHEKNCADELPPDKYKMCMQTKAMSEASHSQLGELFFRQEIEAHSNIKQTDKGA; encoded by the exons ATGATCAAACGGTGGCTGCTGGCCCTGGTGGCCCGTGTCGGCCTTATAGTGATGggcctctgctgctgtctgctgctgttctaCCTCCTGGCCTGTAAACCTGCGTCTCACAGCAGCCAGCCGTCTCTGCTGTGGTCTGGAGGGGCCACCAGTAAGGAGGGATACATGGCTTTGTTGCAGGAGAGGGAGGACTCTCACAGACATTACATCAATAGCCTGACAAAGCAGATGGCCCAGCTGAAGGAAGCTCTCCAGGAGAGGACACTGCAGCTCCAGGAGTCCCTGGATAAAGCGAAGACCAGAGGGATTCTGCCTCAGGGGCTGGAGAGTCTGCACAAAACTCCGACACAGTCTGACCTGAAG GAGTTTTTTCGCTCCCAGCTGAACCAGGCGGAGGTGAACTCAGGTGTAAAGCTGCCCAGCGAATATGCAGTGATTCCTTTTGACACTTTGACTCTGCGGAG GGTGTACCAGCTGGAGACGGGGCTGACCAGACACCCTGAGGAGAGGCCTGCGAGGAAGGACCGCAGGGACGAGCTGACGGGCACAGTTGAGACAGCTCTGCACATCCTGAATGGACCTCAGCAACACACGGACAACACCAGGCGGAAGCACACGTTCTCGCCTTCAGACTTCATAGAGG GGTTGACTCGTACAGAGCGGGACAGAGGGACGGTTTATGAGCTGACGTTTAAAGGCGACGGGCCGCAGGACTTCACGCAGCTGGTGTTCTTCAGGCCGTTCGGGCCCGTGATGAAGGTGAAGAGCGAGGCCGTGGACACGCGCAGCATGCTCATCAACATCATCGTACCTCTTTCCAAGAGGCCGGACACATTCCGGCAGTTCATCAACAACTTCAG AGAAGTGTGCATCCAGCAGGACGGCAGGGTTCATCTCACTGTCGTCTACTTTGGTCGAGATCAGATAGACCAGGTGAAATCCATGCTGGACCAGACCACCAG AGAGACTCGGTTCAGGAGCTTCACGCTGATCCAGCTGAATGAGGAGTTTTCTCGCGGCCGAGGCTTAGACGTGGGTGCCAGGGCTTGGAGGCGGAGCCAGAATGTCTTGCTCTTCTTCTGTGATGTGGACATCCACTTCACAGCTGACTTCTTAACTTCCTGTCGTCTCAACGCAGAGCCTG GTAAGAAAGTGTACTACCCCGTGCTCTTCAGCCAATACAACCCATCTATCATCTACAGTAATCAGACACTTCTACCCTCTCTTCAACAGCAGCTG gtGATAAGGAAGGAAACTGGTTTCTGGAGAGACTTTGGGTTTGGCATGACATGCCAGTACAGGTCTGATTTCCTCAACATAG GTGGTTTCGACCGGAACATCAGAGGTTGGGGGTTGGAGGATGTGCACCTGTACAGGAAGTACCTTCACAGTAAGCTGATGGTGATTCGGTCTCCGTCTCGCGGCCTTTTCCACTTGTGGCACGAGAAGAACTGCGCAGATGAGCTTCCTCCGGACAAGTACAAGATGTGCATGCAGACCAAAGCCATGAGCGAAGCCTCCCACAGTCAGCTGGGGGAGCTTTTCTTCAGACAAGAGATCGAGGCTCATTCGAACATCAAGCAAACCGACAAAGGAGCATAA
- the rnf122 gene encoding RING finger protein 122 isoform X3 produces the protein MHPFQWCNGCFCGLGLVYANKSCTMQPITFQALPLNIYMVIFGTGIFVFILSLIFCCYFISKLRHQAQSERFGYREVVLKGDPKKLNLHGQTCAVCLEDFKVKDELGVLPCQHAFHRRCLVKWLEVRCVCPMCNKPIAGPPEQHHNIGTLLDELV, from the exons GGTGCTTCTGTGGTCTGGGACTGGTTTACGCCAACAAGTCGTGCACCATGCAACCCATCACATTCCAGGCCCTACCTCTGAACATCTACATGGTCATCTTCGGGACAGGCATCTTTGTCTTCATCCTGAGCCTCATCTTCTGCTGTTACTTCATCAG TAAACTACGACACCAAGCCCAAAGTGAACGGTTTGGATACAGAGAA GTAGTTTTAAAGGGAGATCCAAAAAAGTTGAATCTTCATGGG CAGACATGCGCCGTGTGTTTGGAGGACTTCAAAGTGAAAGACGAGCTGGGGGTGTTGCCATGCCAACATGCTTTCCACAGGAG GTGTCTGGTGAAGTGGCTGGAGGTTCGCTGCGTCTGCCCCATGTGCAACAAACCCATAGCTGGCCCCCCTGAGCAGCACCACAACATAGGGACTCTGCTGGATGAACTGGTGTAA
- the rnf122 gene encoding RING finger protein 122 isoform X4: MQPITFQALPLNIYMVIFGTGIFVFILSLIFCCYFISKLRHQAQSERFGYREVVLKGDPKKLNLHGQTCAVCLEDFKVKDELGVLPCQHAFHRRCLVKWLEVRCVCPMCNKPIAGPPEQHHNIGTLLDELV, encoded by the exons ATGCAACCCATCACATTCCAGGCCCTACCTCTGAACATCTACATGGTCATCTTCGGGACAGGCATCTTTGTCTTCATCCTGAGCCTCATCTTCTGCTGTTACTTCATCAG TAAACTACGACACCAAGCCCAAAGTGAACGGTTTGGATACAGAGAA GTAGTTTTAAAGGGAGATCCAAAAAAGTTGAATCTTCATGGG CAGACATGCGCCGTGTGTTTGGAGGACTTCAAAGTGAAAGACGAGCTGGGGGTGTTGCCATGCCAACATGCTTTCCACAGGAG GTGTCTGGTGAAGTGGCTGGAGGTTCGCTGCGTCTGCCCCATGTGCAACAAACCCATAGCTGGCCCCCCTGAGCAGCACCACAACATAGGGACTCTGCTGGATGAACTGGTGTAA
- the rnf122 gene encoding RING finger protein 122 isoform X1: protein MQIQTSHYSYRQTKRCFCGLGLVYANKSCTMQPITFQALPLNIYMVIFGTGIFVFILSLIFCCYFISKLRHQAQSERFGYREVVLKGDPKKLNLHGQTCAVCLEDFKVKDELGVLPCQHAFHRRCLVKWLEVRCVCPMCNKPIAGPPEQHHNIGTLLDELV from the exons ATGCAGATACAGACTTCTCATTACtcatacagacaaacaaaac GGTGCTTCTGTGGTCTGGGACTGGTTTACGCCAACAAGTCGTGCACCATGCAACCCATCACATTCCAGGCCCTACCTCTGAACATCTACATGGTCATCTTCGGGACAGGCATCTTTGTCTTCATCCTGAGCCTCATCTTCTGCTGTTACTTCATCAG TAAACTACGACACCAAGCCCAAAGTGAACGGTTTGGATACAGAGAA GTAGTTTTAAAGGGAGATCCAAAAAAGTTGAATCTTCATGGG CAGACATGCGCCGTGTGTTTGGAGGACTTCAAAGTGAAAGACGAGCTGGGGGTGTTGCCATGCCAACATGCTTTCCACAGGAG GTGTCTGGTGAAGTGGCTGGAGGTTCGCTGCGTCTGCCCCATGTGCAACAAACCCATAGCTGGCCCCCCTGAGCAGCACCACAACATAGGGACTCTGCTGGATGAACTGGTGTAA
- the rnf122 gene encoding RING finger protein 122 isoform X2, whose protein sequence is MQIQTSHYSYRQTKRCFCGLGLVYANKSCTMQPITFQALPLNIYMVIFGTGIFVFILSLIFCCYFISKLRHQAQSERFGYREVVLKGDPKKLNLHGTCAVCLEDFKVKDELGVLPCQHAFHRRCLVKWLEVRCVCPMCNKPIAGPPEQHHNIGTLLDELV, encoded by the exons ATGCAGATACAGACTTCTCATTACtcatacagacaaacaaaac GGTGCTTCTGTGGTCTGGGACTGGTTTACGCCAACAAGTCGTGCACCATGCAACCCATCACATTCCAGGCCCTACCTCTGAACATCTACATGGTCATCTTCGGGACAGGCATCTTTGTCTTCATCCTGAGCCTCATCTTCTGCTGTTACTTCATCAG TAAACTACGACACCAAGCCCAAAGTGAACGGTTTGGATACAGAGAA GTAGTTTTAAAGGGAGATCCAAAAAAGTTGAATCTTCATGGG ACATGCGCCGTGTGTTTGGAGGACTTCAAAGTGAAAGACGAGCTGGGGGTGTTGCCATGCCAACATGCTTTCCACAGGAG GTGTCTGGTGAAGTGGCTGGAGGTTCGCTGCGTCTGCCCCATGTGCAACAAACCCATAGCTGGCCCCCCTGAGCAGCACCACAACATAGGGACTCTGCTGGATGAACTGGTGTAA